Proteins encoded in a region of the Mucispirillum schaedleri ASF457 genome:
- a CDS encoding metal-sensing transcriptional repressor — translation MKADKTEVLLLLKTAKGHIEGIMRMVEDDRYCMDISNQIFAVEALMRKTNNVVLKAHLLSCVRDTAKNGDVDKKIDELVSLFNTLMK, via the coding sequence ATGAAAGCAGATAAAACAGAAGTTTTACTACTTTTAAAAACAGCAAAAGGTCACATAGAAGGTATTATGCGAATGGTGGAAGATGACAGATATTGTATGGATATATCAAACCAAATATTTGCAGTAGAAGCTCTTATGCGTAAAACTAATAATGTAGTTTTAAAAGCTCATCTATTATCATGTGTTCGTGATACCGCAAAAAATGGTGATGTAGATAAAAAAATAGATGAACTTGTTTCTCTGTTTAATACTCTAATGAAATAA